DNA sequence from the Siniperca chuatsi isolate FFG_IHB_CAS linkage group LG3, ASM2008510v1, whole genome shotgun sequence genome:
TACTTGCAGTGTTTAAATTACAAAGGCCTCAATCAGGAAAGTTAGACTCATTTGTTCTTGTCCAAGAAAGAGGAACTTTTGGCATAGTCCAGAGAGCAGCAGGTCTTTGCATGCCATCCTTTTGCCCTATGTCcttaaaaacaagtcaaaaccTGTTGTCCTGTAAAGGTAATATGACGAGGTCTCCTGAACTGACTGGTCAGTGCAGCTGTCCTGATGAGGCTGAGCTGTCTCAGTTTCCTCAGGAGACCAAGGTCGGAGGAGATATGCTGTACTCTGACTCAGACTCAACAGACTGGCTGTCTGTCTCCCCTTAGAAAGTGTTGCATGTGACTTGAATGACACACAACGTGACTTAGGTTAACTTAGGTACACGTAGTTTCTTGTTTAGATCCAATATCCAATAGAATTTTCACCCATGTATATCTGGGTGAAGAATAACCCTATTTGGACACATAGTGAATCTCAGTAGGTCTAGTAGTGGTTAAATACTCCCCGCCAGGAAGTATCCATCAGATTTGGTTTGGCACTACACTGTGTCCTCACTTTGTACTGCTTTTGCTGTTCTCCTCAGCCGAGCTCCAATAAAAACTTCTGTTTGACATCCTGAGTTTCCTGAAACCTTCTTCATCAATAAAAGTTAAACAGCACAAATTTCCATCACAAGAAGCAATGAAAACTCTTCAAATCAGACATGCCCAAAGTGTAGATGAAAAAAATCAGCAACGTATTTtagcagaaagagaaacagtcATATCAAATACTGTATGAAGGACAGACAGCATAAGGGGTTGACAAAAGCTGCAAACTGGTGCCCATATTGGTAtccatgtttgatattttaaacttaatttgaaCATTTAGCTTTTATCTGTAAGTGTTTGTCTTGTCCACTACCTGCATATGGAAATAATCAGGGTTATGTGCACTGGGTGTGATGATATGTGACGGTTCATGTTAGAGAGCACATCAGTTATTTAGTGTTTACTGCCCCCAAGTGTATAATGTCTGCTGTCACCACTCAAAGTGGTTAAATAATGGTTTGGGTTTGGAGTGAGTGCGCAGGCGAGGCTGATTTCCAGTAGCCTTGCAACCACAACTGACGTGCATATAAGTACTGTATgctcatttattgttttttactcATCCCTTTGAGACAGTAAAGTGTCCTTTTTTGTGGAAACCACTTTTCTAACATCATGAAAAAAGATGGTAGCAAACACATCTCTGGTATATAATATATGTGATATTTAGAAGAAGAAGGGAATAGTCCTGTGTTTCATAGTCAGGAGGTAAGCGGGACACAGATAATATTCATtctgcacataaacacacaatccATTCCAACACAGGGGCCTTACATCTAatgtataaagaaaaacaattgtAGTGGAATGCAAACACATATATTTATTGTTCATAAGTGGTTATGAATTATACAAAAGACAGTCAATACAAAAGTAAAGGTgaaaaatgcaatgtaaaatatactgtataatgttatTAAGTCAACTGTGAGGTGGCAAAAGCTTGATGAAACTATGAGACATGCTACATCTCGAGACTATGTAATCCTAACCTTGACCATAGCCAACCCTTTTCATTATCCTAACCCAGTGAAAGCCCAGGGACTACTTTTATATAATTAGTAAGTGAGATTTAGTAAGACATAAAGTCAGAGAACACAaggtcaaaaatgtaaacacttttGTTCAGATGAgcaacaaattatttttgttaatcCAAATTaacaaaactactactactggaaataataatattaaataaacattaataaatagttCTCATGTAGGCAAAAGAAACAAGCTCTAAAACTTAGACAAAAGGGTGTTTAAACTGACATCAATAAAAAGAGTacagtaaaaatacatattgcagaaccacagtaaaaataaatgtaagcaagaataaagaaaatgacaaaggaaaaatataatatgaaaagTGAGTTTGCTCGGAAACCCCAGACACTCAAAAACTTtcataaaaagtaaataaacaagCATCGCTCTGACTGCCAACAGATATTTTCAGTGAACACACCAGCATACGCAGATATACTATGTACACTGGCTGTCTGTACACaaaccacccacacacacacacacataaacacaagcaGAGGCAGAGTGGAATTTGAGAAATGTAAGTCACACACATTAGTAAACCTCgaaacatctgaaatcctcccACAATTCATGTCAACTCCCACTCTGACAGAAAGCtattaaataatgtaatttctATGAGAAACCCTTTGCTATGTAGTTTGtcatgtaaatgtattaatatatgtAAAACCATCATTTACTAAAGTGTAATGAAATCCACATTATAACTTAAAGAAACCTACACTAACTCTGCTTTATAAgatataaaacacaatacagGCAGATTATCCTCTAATAGATTGTGTCTGGCGAGGTTGTgacctctgtgtttgtttgtaccTCACATGTCCAATAAAATGATCTCATACAAAAGATTTTTCCTGTTGCTTCACCTCTCCTGCTGCCCCTGCATGTGGGTTGTCCTTCGCTGCGCCGCCGAAAACAGGAAGCGTTCTCCCTCCTGGTGGAGAGGAGCCGACATGCAGCAGAGCGCCCCCCACCAGGAGCAGCACGCAGGCCCCCCAGCCCAGGTACAGCGCCGGTCCCAGCTCTCTCTTTAAAGGCGCTGCAACGTTCGGGTCATAGAAGTCCCTGACGATTGCATAGGCAGTCCAACAGATGGGTATCAAGTAGGCCAGGCCAGCCACAAGGAAGAGCACCCCTGCTATCCTGGCCAGCCGAGCCTTGGAGGCCTGGTTACCGTCACCCATGCAGTGAGTACACTTGGCCCCTGTCACCCCGAGTACGAGGGCAAGAaggcagaggagcagggagagaaCAATGAGGCCCCGGGCGGCTTGGGCAGACGTGGGCAGGGCCAGGGTGGAATCATAGGTCTTGCACTGGATTTGGCCTGTGGTCTGAGACAGGCAGTTCATCCACAGTCCCTCCCACAACACCTGTGCAATCACCAGCTCTCCACCCACGAAGGCGGACACACGCCACAGAGGAGCCGCGCACACCAACGCCCCACACACCCAACCCAGCACAGCCAACACCAAGCCCAGCAGCTGAAGACCTGTTGATGCCATGGTCGCTGAAGAACCTTTAGAACGCTCTCGACGTCGAAACAATGTTCCTTAGAAAAACCTCAGTTCAGATTTTTACTGAGATCAGTCATTCAGTAAGATGTCCAGTGATTGTGAGTTGCTGAGATGAGTCCCCTTTCTCCTCAGTATCCTTTCGTGTTTAACACCTAGGTATATGCTGTTAAGATGACAGAGTTTTCAGCAAATATACTTTATAGaagcacattttaaataaactcGTTAAGTAATTACAGATCTGAGCTAATGAGCATGGCAGTTAAAATGATTGAAGAGTAGAACAACatataattgtgcaatataaCATTAAAGTGAGTAAAATTAAGAGCATGTTCCAGCTGGACCTGTTTTCTTTAGTTAAAGTATTTAACCACTCAATTCCACAGTTGCAgcaacattttataaactctaTAAAACTTACTTTTCAGTCACTAATCAAGCAATCAGACGTCCACAGATGGCGTGATGGTGAtcctttgtgtgtttcttggtGGTGTAGCCGTGTGATGTGAGTAGTTGATGTCTTTCTTCTGTTATGACTGGCCAGCTTGTCTCTGTGGATGTCATACACAGGGGCGTAGGAGGGCAGCAGTGCatactaaacacacacacacagcttgttatgtaaattaaaaaaaatgacagcacAAGGACACTTTGTTACAAACATTGTTGATTGCTAGCATGTTGTCATTTCTTGCTCTCCGTTGCAGTGGCCAGTTTGAGGCAATGGATGCAGCCGAGGAGGAGTAGGTGACAGCTGATTGGAGCCTGGTGCACAGACCTGACAAGCACAACACGAAACAACCCACATGTCATAATGTAGTGCAAAACTATAACTAAATTATAATGGCCTCTCAgattgtaactttgttttggtGAAAAGCATGTATTGACAATACTGACCATTTTAGTGAGCACTTAGGTTGTGTGGACACTTGCAGGTGGGTAAATTACAGTTGCTGTCTAGAGCCACTAGATGGCAATAGAGAGACTATTCTATTTCTGGCTTCAACATTACCCTTATTTTAAGCACCTGGGTGCATTGTGCtcattatttgcattttgcttATTGCAGAAAGAGGCGTGCTGGTAATTAGCTGCATGGTAGGATGCCTGACAGTACTTAGGGTGGCAGCAAGTGCATTTGGCTTTGATTGCTGCAATACAGGCTGACGGGCAAAACTTGCTGACATTTTTTCGCACTGCCCTTTCTCAAAATGTGGCACAACTGGttaagtttaaaaagaaataccTTTGGCTCAACTATCTTTTTATCCAATCTATTTGTTGCTAATCATTCCTCTGGTTTCAGTTTTAAACTGTGCAAATCATGCATTTAGATGCTACATACTGTGAGTGGGGGTGTAAATAAGATacagtttgccatatcaactttttaaggtaataatatgtcaatattg
Encoded proteins:
- the LOC122873202 gene encoding claudin-9-like, encoding MASTGLQLLGLVLAVLGWVCGALVCAAPLWRVSAFVGGELVIAQVLWEGLWMNCLSQTTGQIQCKTYDSTLALPTSAQAARGLIVLSLLLCLLALVLGVTGAKCTHCMGDGNQASKARLARIAGVLFLVAGLAYLIPICWTAYAIVRDFYDPNVAAPLKRELGPALYLGWGACVLLLVGGALLHVGSSPPGGRTLPVFGGAAKDNPHAGAAGEVKQQEKSFV